The following coding sequences are from one Dama dama isolate Ldn47 chromosome 8, ASM3311817v1, whole genome shotgun sequence window:
- the ACTL8 gene encoding actin-like protein 8 yields MSARTIIIDHGSAFLKAGLSGWNEPQLVLPSVVNYIPCRENPGPSYARRRVSLGIDICRPDTFSYPVQRGRVINWEGVEHIWSFILEKHRLEHGDFPVIVTESPLKEPTDRQKTLEIMFELLDVPSVLLADQREMSLYSSGLLTGVVVDSGCGLTRVQPFHLGRPLWPGEKTLEFAGQDLSAYLFKSLFKEDYNRHNLFQLDTVASTQMNKCYVPQNLGEELDFYQSLPDGADRSNSYQLPDGTPVELTAMQRLAPEMFFSPQVFNLQGPSLPQAVVESIEACEPSLCPLLTSHVVPCGGNTLYPGFTTRLYQLVASHFSPTRASVFAGSNRHFSVWLGASVVAHLSTYKSEWVTKAEYNERLRL; encoded by the exons ATGTCTGCGAGAACCATCATCATCGACCATGGCTCTGCCTTTCTGAAGGCTGGCTTGTCGGGCTGGAATGAGCCCCAGCTGGTCTTGCCCAGTGTTGTGAACTACATCCCCTGCCGGGAGAACCCGGGCCCCAGCTACGCCCGGCGGCGTGTGAGTCTCGGCATCGACATCTGCCGACCCGACACCTTCAGCTATCCCGTGCAACGGGGCCGCGTCATCAACTGGGAGGGTGTGGAGCACATCTGGTCATTTATCCTGGAGAAGCATCGGCTGgagcatggggacttccctgtgatCGTTACAGAGAGCCCCCTGAAAGAGCCCACAGACCGTCAGAAGACCCTGGAG ATCATGTTCGAGTTGCTGGATGTGCCGTCCGTCCTCCTGGCCGACCAGCGGGAGATGTCGCTGTACTCGTCCGGCCTGCTGACGGGCGTGGTGGTGGACTCGGGCTGTGGCCTGACCCGCGTGCAGCCCTTCCACCTCGGCCGCCCGCTGTGGCCCGGGGAGAAGACGCTGGAGTTCGCGGGCCAGGACCTCTCAGCCTATCTCTTCAAGAGCCTCTTCAAGGAAGATTACAATCGCCACAACCTCTTCCAGCTGGACACTGTGGCCAGCACCCAGATGAATAAGTGCTACGTGCCGCAGAATCTGGGGGAGGAGCTGGACTTCTATCAGAGCCTGCCAGACGGCGCCGACAGGAGCAACAGCTACCAGCTCCCAGATGGCACCCCCGTGGAGCTGACCGCCATGCAGCGGCTGGCCCCCGAGATGTTCTTCAGCCCCCAGGTGTTCAACCTGCAGGGGCCCAGCCTCCCCCAGGCCGTCGTGGAGTCCATCGAGGCCTGCGAGCCCAGCCTGTGCCCGCTGCTCACCTCCCACGTGGTGCCCTGTGGGGGAAACACCCTCTACCCTGGCTTCACCACGCGTCTCTACCAGCTGGTGGCCAGCCACTTCTCCCCCACCAGGGCCTCCGTGTTTGCGGGTTCCAACAGGCACTTTAGCGTTTGGCTGGGAGCGTCCGTCGTGGCCCATCTGTCGACGTACAAGTCCGAGTGGGTGACCAAGGCAGAGTACAATGAGCGCCTCAGGCTGTGA